The window ATAGCTGTTCACCCGGAACATCAAGGCCACCTGGTATTCCGTCACGGTCTGCCCTTCGATGAACAGCGGACGGGAGGATTCCGCGTTCAGTTTCACGGGGATGAAGGATTCGTTCAACTGCTTCAGGATACCATCGTCGCGGTAGGTCTTCTCGTTCATCCTTCTGCAGTTGGGACACCAGTCGGTGTAGAAGTTGACGATGATGAGCTTGCCGGAGCCTTTGGCCAGCGCCAGGGCCTGGTCGAGCCGCTGCCAGTTGGGCTCCGCCGCCTCTTTTTCGTTGCCTGCCCCCGCCGCCGCTAGAGGTACGCCAACTGTCACACTAACTGCGATTGCCAGACAGAAGGCTGCCACAATGCAGAGCGTGAGCTTGGCGCCCAGCCTTCGTCCGGTGTGACGTTCCATATCCATGATTTCAGTTTTGCTTACTTCGACGTGCGGCATGCACTGGATCCATTAGTGGGTGGTGCGCTGGGTAACGCGCTAGTCGATCGCGTGTTAACCAAAACCCTATGCGCTTTTGTTCACTGTAACCTACCGATCCCAGGCCGAAAGTCAAGCCGAAACCCCCGGTCGAACCCTCCGAGATAGGTCTTGTCATCCCCCCGTACTCCCCTCATATTACAGGGATTCGTCAACACGGCGCACTATCCGTTAATACACTCCCGGAACTCCAACAGATCCGGCGCACTGCTTGCTACGTGAAGGGCATCCATGACCATGCTCGAATCAACCTACCGGGAGGCATTTGACCAGTCGGCCGTCCTGTACGAGCGAGCGCTCGAGCGGTTCCCCAACGGGGTGACCCACGATGGCCGGTTCATGCGTCCCTTCCCGGTATATATCGATCGGGCCCAGGGGTCGAGGAAGTGGTCGGTGGAGGGCCGGGAGATCATCGATTACTGGATGGGGCACGGGTCTCTGATCCTGGGCCACAGCCATCCGGTGATCGTAGAGGCGATCGCGGAGCAGGCGGCGCGGGGCACCCACTACGGGGCGTGCCACGAACTCGAGATCGAATGGGCGGACATGATCCGGCAACTGATGCCCTCCGCGGAGACGGTCCGTTTCGTGTCCTCCGGTACGGAAGCCACACTCATGGCCATTCGTCTGGCGCGGACCTTCACGGGAAGGCGGAAGGTCATCAAGTTTCGGGGGCATTATCACGGCTGGCACGACCAGGTGCTGGACGGGGTGGGGCCCGGGAACAACCGGCCCATGCCGGGCGTGCTGCGGGAGGTGTTCGATACGCTGATCAGCCTGCCGGAGGTCAACCTGGACCGCGTGGCGGACGTACTGAAGCGCGACAACGACGTCGCCTGCCTCATCCTGGAACCGACGGGGGCCATGTTCGGCGGCGTGGAGCTGTCCGACGACATCGTACCAGGCCTGCGGGAGCTTACCGAGCGGTACGGCGTGATCTTCGTCATGGACGAGGTTGTGACGGGATTTCGTTGCGCGCCGGGCGGGGCGCAGGAATACTACGGGGTCAGGCCGGACCTGAGCACGCTGGCCAAGATCGTGGCCGCGGGGCTGAACGGCGGCGCCCTGGTGGGCCGCGCGGACATCATGGAACTGCTGGAACTTCGGGACGATGCGGAATGGCAGACGGACAAGAAGATGCTGCACTACGGGACCTTTAACGCCAACCCTCTTTCCGCGGCCGCGGGTATCGCCATGCTCAGGCGCATCACCGATGGCCGGGACATCGCCGTGGCCAACGAACGGGCGGCAGAATTACGCAAGCGAATGTCGGAGGTGCTGGCAGCCAACCGACTGGACGGCTGGCGGGTCTACGGTTCATTTTCCGGTTTCAAGATCCTGTCTGCGGGAACGGCCACCGCGGACCGCCGAAGCGACGCAGACCTGCTCCACGCCATACGGCAGGCTTTGCTCCTGAACGGCGTGGATTGCATGGGGGTCGACGGGCTTACTTCATCGGTCCATACCTCAGAGGACGTGGATCGCACCGTCGAGGCCTTCGACGGCGCGATTTCGCTGTTGCGCAGGGACAGGATAATCCCTTGACAGTGGCAGCGCCCGCGCGTAGGTTGCGCCGGTGTTCTAAGCGCCGCGTTTTATGCGTAAACGCCCATGCAGAACGCCCTTGCCGGAAGCGCTTCGCAGAACGTGATGGCAAAGGATTTCAGAATCCTACACAAAACCGTTTAGACTAACCGATTACAAAAACCATTTCCATCCGATACAAACAATCATTTCAATTCAAGGAGAGAAGACATCATGGCGACCGAAAGAGCTGGTGCGGCGACCTTTCAAGGCAACGGGCTGACCCTGGTCGGTGACGAAGTAAAGGTGGGCGATGCAGCACCGGACTTTTCCGTGCTGGGCGATGACCTTTCCGCCGTTACCCTGGCGGACTACGCAGGAAAGGTGAAGGTTATCTGCCTTGTACCGTCCCTGGACACGCCGGTCTGCGACACCGAAATACGGCGTTTCAACCAGGAGGCCGCGGGCCTGGGCGACAACGTCGCGGTGCTGGCGGTCAGCACGGACCTGCCCTTCGCCCAGAAGCGCTGGTGCGGCGACGCGGGCGCCGACGACGTGACGGCGCTGTCCGATCACCGGGACACCTCGCTGGGCGTAGCCTACGGCGCCGTGATCAAGGAACTGCGCCTGTTGTCGCGTGCCGTTTTCGTCATTGATGCTTCCAACACCGTGCGTTACGCGGAGTACGTGACGGAAATCACCGAGGAACCGGATTACAACGCCGCGCTCGCGGCAGCCCGGGCCGCCGTCTGAGTACGGGCCAGTCAGCGCGATCCGGCCAGACCGACCGGTAAACTGCGATCCAATCCTGAGAAGCGGCCGGGGACGATACACCACCCCGGCCGTTTTCTCATTTTCCAGACGAGGTACGAAATCATGGCCGAACTCACCTATCACGCGCACGCCAGTTTTTCGCTGTCCGACGGCAGCCATGACCTGCTGTTCGACCCCTTCATCACCGGCAATCCGCTGGCGACGATTTCAGCGGACGGCCTGAATCCCAACTACATCCTGCTGACCCACGGACACGGCGACCATATCGCCGACGCGGTGCCCATCGCCCGTCGATGCGGGGCGACGATCATCGCCTCCTACGAACTGGCCAACTACTGCGAGGCCCAGGGCGCCGTCACGCACGACCTGGGGATCGGCGGTTCGAACACCTTTCCCTTTGGACGGGTGAAGCTGACGCAGGCAACCCACAGTTCCTCGATCACCACGGACGACGGGACCATCGTGTATCTGGGCAATCCCGCGGGTATCATCGTCGACTTCGACGGAAAGACGATCTACAACACAGGCGACACGGGACTCTTCGGCGACATGGCCCTGATCGGGCGGATGGAGAAGCCCGACGTGGTGATCATGCCCATCGGGGACAACTACACCATGGGTATCGACGACGCCGTGGAAGCGGTCCGGATGATCGGCGCCGGAACCGTAATCCCGGTCCACTACAATACCTTCCCTGTGATCGAGCAGGATCCGGCCGAATTTGCCGAAAAGGTGGGCGATCTGGCCCGCTGCATCGTGCTGGAACCGGGCGAGTCGGTCGAGTTGTAGGCGGCGCAACAAGTCCAGGATCGTCGCGGTCCACCCCGACGAATCGGTCCAGCTGTTGGCCGCGGACAGATTTCAGGCAAGTTGCCGCGCCGCCAGCTTTACTGAAGCCGCCTGAGCCGCATGGCCATCATGGGCGGAGTTTCCCTGAAGTTCGCCCACGACAGCTCGCGATCGGCCTCCAGGCTTTCATCGAAGGCCCTCTCCTCTAATCCATCCAGGACGAACCCCGCCTCAAAGCACGCGGACAGCAGCACGGCCAAGGGGCGGTGGAAGTAGTATTGCGGTACGGGCTGTCCGACGATACCCAGGCCCTTGAAGGGTTGCGGCGTCAGGTAACGCTCGATCTTGATCCCGAACTTCCTTATCATCTCCCCGTCGCGGTCTTCCTGTTCCGCGTAGCGTACCGCGCAGGGCGCCTGGAAGCACGGGTGCGTAAGGCTGCACACGAAGACGCCGCCGGGCTTGAGGAGACCGCGGACGGCCTCGAACATCGGTCCGATCACGGCCATGTCCATGACGGCCATGTTCGACACCGCCGCGTCGAAGACATCCCCGCCCAGCGCTTCCAGCCGCTCCGAATCCGTCACGTCGATCACCTGGTAATCTACGCTGCCCGCGTTTTCGTTTTCCGGACATCCCTCCGCCCGTTCCACCGTACGCTGTCGGGCGCGTTCGATCATTACGTCGCTACCGTCAATCGCCGTGACCCGGGCGCCCAGTCCGGCGAGATACCGCGAGAAGTTCCCGTTCCCGCACCCGATGTCGAGCACGCGGTCACCGGACTGCACGGCAAGCAGACGCTCCATTGCCGGCCGTACCAGCAGATTGTGGAAGTCGTTGCTGTGCGCGCCCATGTAGTCGTCCCAGAACGCGGCGTTCTGGTTCCACCTCTGTTGCGCCTCGCCGGCCAGTTCCGGCCAGTCTGATGTGGGCATAACTGCTCCTGTGTGAAGTCCCGTTCAGGTCTCACGTTCACGCGGAACCGTCATTTCGTTGAACAGTGAAGAGAATCTGGTCAGGGAACGGAAATCCCGCTACTCGAACACTCGCATGGGCGGATCTTCAACCGGCAGGCCGTGTTCCGCGGCCCACGCGCGCAGGGGCACGTCGTCGCCTTCCCAGGGTTGGCAGAACAGTTGCGCCGTGATGGGATCCATGCGTTCGAGCACGTCTTCGGGAGGCGTCGGATGCTGCTGGGCCCACCAGCGGTAGGCGTAGCTTACGAGGAGTACCTTGGTGGTGTCGCGGGTGAAATTGACGGCGGGCGTGTGATAAGTGCTCGTGCTGAAGATGTAGGCGTCGCCCGCCTCGAGCGCGGGCTCGATGAATCCCGGCGGATCGAGGGAACCCTTCTTGAACCGCAGCGCCTCGTTCAGTCTGTGGCTCCCGGGCACGAGCATGGTCACCCCTGCATCGGGCGATGGGAAGTCCGTCAGGCAGTAGCCGACGCGGACCGCTACGGTCCCCCGGATAGGGTGGTCGGGCGTGAAGTTGTTCAGGTCCCGGTGCCAGTTCCGGAAGGAACGGCCGTCACCGTCGGGATAGATCGGCTCGTCGGAGGCCGATTGGGGATACTTGTAGATGAGGTGCCCTCGCATGAGGTGGATGTTGTAGGAGAGCAGTTGCACTACCAGGGGTACCGTGCGGCTGTTGGTGGTGAGCTCGACCAGGGCGTCGTCCTCGTAGAGATCTATGTACCGGTTGGCATAGTAGTTGTGTACGGGGCCGGCGGTTTCCATGAACCGATCGCCGACGGCCACCACCCGGTTGCGGAGATCATCGTCGAGGGCGTTCTTGACGATCAGGTATCCGTGTTTGCGGAAGTGCTCGCGCTGTTCCGGGGTAAGAGGTGTGAACTCCATCGCTTGCGATTCCTGAAAGAACGTCAGTGGGTTTCCGGCGGCATGAACAAATATAGAAGCTGGCGCATAGCTCGTCAACACTCCCCTCGCCAAACGACCCGCCAACCTCCCAGGCCGCATACGTCCGGCTCCCGAGCCGCGCCACCGCCCTGCCAGCAAGCCGTTGACACCCGTTCCCACCTGGTATATGTTCTTGCCGTTTCCCCGTACCCAGGCGACCGCGCCTTACCTTTCAACCGACTTGCCAGACCGGAGCGATCCATGCCGAGGAACGACGCGATTTCGATCACCAGCCCCATGCCTCCGCCGCCGTGGGCCCTGCTCGAACGTGAACTGATCCGGGCCAACAGCGAGCACACACGCGTGTTCTTCGACCGGTACTTCGACGAACGGGGCTACCTGCTCTGCGTCGAGCGCTGGGGCGCCCTGGACGGACCCGATGACGCCATCGAGAACCTGACCAATGTGCCCGCCCTCTACCTGATCGGGGGTTCGGATGACCTCGTGGCCATCTGCCAGAAGGCCCAGGAAGGCCACTTCCGGCAGTACACCGAGGCCCGGACCGAGGAGGTGGAATTTGCCCGCGAGGGCATGTACTACCGGGAGTTCCCCGTGATGTTCGACTGGGCCCATCACCAGGAGGGCAACGCCGTGACGGGGACCATCGGGCTGTGCGACCCCGGCGACGACCGGCATATCCGGCGGCTCAAGCGGTTCGCGGGGTTCTTCATGGAGGGCGACGACCTGCCCGGACAGATCGAAGTGCCCAACTGGGACCCGGAGCACAGGGTCATCCGCAGCATGTTCAACGGCAGCCGCGGGTCGCTCCTGCGCAGGACCACGCCCCTCGACTGGGCCGGCGACCGTATCGAGGACGGCCGTTTCATCCTGGCCCACGGTGAGCGGCATTACCAGGACATGCTGGACCACTACATCGGCTACGACGACGTGGCCGGGGATCATCCGTTGAACCTGGCCGCCACCTGCATGGCCTTCAACGCGTACGTCCATACGAAGGATACGAAGTACAGGGACTGGCTGCTCGGGTACGCCGACGCGTGGGTGGAACGGACCCGCGCGAACGGCGGGATCATCCCGTCGAACATCGGCCTGGACGGCACGATCGGCGGTGCCGCGGACGGACGCTGGTGGGGCGGCGTCTACGGTTGGGCCCATACGACGATCACGCCCCACACAGGCGAGCCCAAGAGCCGCCTCGGTGTCGCCCGCTGCCTGGACGGTTTCGGCAACGCGCTCATTCTGACGGGTGACCGGCGCTACCTCGAACCCTGGCGCACTACCCTCGATGGGGTCAACGCGAACAGCAAGGTGATCGACGGCGTGGAGATGTATCCCCGCATGCACAACGACGACGGCTGGTACGAGTGGATGCCTGAACCGTACGATGACGGTGCCCTCGAGCTCTACTACTGGTCCATGGACGAGGCGGACCGCGGCCGGGTGAAGAGCCCCTGGATCGATTTTCTCGAAGGAAACAACCCCGGATATCCAGTCGAAGCGCTGCAGCGGGACATCGGCGTGGTTAGGCGGAAAGTTCAGGACATGTACAACGATCCCACTACGCCCGATACCCGGCTGTCGGACAACCCGAACAGTTTCCGCCCCGCCACGGTCGACGCCCTCGTCGAACTGACCATGGGCGGTACGATACCCCGGGTGGGACGACCGCTCCACACGCGGCTGCGCTACTTCGACCCGCGCCGCGCCCGGCCGGGCCTGCCACCCGACGTAGGCGCCCTGGTGGAGGGACTGACCGCTGACGAGACGCGGGTAAGTCTCGTCAACCTCAACCAGCTCGAGCCTCGGACGGTGGTGGTACAGGGCGGCACCTACGGGGAGCACCAGTGGACGACCGTCCGGGTCGACGGCGGTGAAGCGCGGCCCGTGGACGACCGGGTCCTGACCGTGAATCTGGCGCCCGGCGCCGGCGCGCGCCTCACGATCGGCACGTCGCGGTACGCCAATGATCCCACGGGCGATTTTCCCTTCTAGGCCGGTCCCGTATGCGTCGGTGCGTTTCCTCCTCGTCCGAACCCATAGGCGACGAACGACATTCTTCATTGAAGTGCTTCGGAATTCGTGATCTCCCGCACGCTTTTTTCGTAGTCCATCACATTTTACACGGATTTAACCTCCGGGAAATATCCCTGTAACAGACGGGAGCTATATTAGGATTTCATTTTCGTGTGGCAGTTTCAAATCCATCACAACAGGGAGGATTTCCGTATGTCCCTTAGCGGCATATTACGTATCGCTGTGTGCCTGGCGCTTGGTATTCCCGGCCTGGCCCTCGCGCAGGAAGAGGCGGCGGCCCCGGCGGCCGTTTTGAACACCGGGGATACCGCCTGGATGCTGGTCAGCTGCGCCCTGGTGCTGCTCATGCTGCCCGGCCTGGCCATGTTCTACGGCGGGCTCACGCGCACCCGGAACGTGCTGGGCACCATGATGCACAGTTTCGCGGCCATGGGCATCATGGGCGTGCAGTGGGTGATCTTCGGATTCGCCCTGGCCTTTGGCGCGGGCACGATCATACCGGGCGTGCTCGGCTGGAGCTCCGAATACTTTCTTTTGAACGGCGTCGGTCCCGGGACCCTCTGGGACGGGACAAACATTCCCACCTATCTGTTCGCCATGTTCCAGGGCATGTTCGCCATCATCACCCCTGCCCTGATCGCCGGGGCCATCGCCGAACGCGTGAAGTTCGGCGCCTACTGCCTGCTGATCCTGCTCTGGGGCTTCGTGGTGTACGAACCCCTGTGCTACATGGTATGGAACGCGGAAGGCTTGCTCTTCAAGGATGGCGCCATTGACTTTGCCGGCGGTACGGTAGTTCACATATCGTCGGGCGTGGCCGGTCTGGTGGCCGCGATGGTGCTCGGTCCCCGGCTCGGTTATCCTTCCCGGGCCATGAAGCCCAACAACCTGACCATGACGCTCATCGGCGCCGGCCTGCTCTGGATCGGCTGGTTCGGCTTCAACGCCGGTTCCGCCGTGTCCGCGGGTGAAACAGCTGTCCAAGCCCTGACGGTGACCCAGATCTCCGCCGCGGCGGGCGCCGTGGGCTGGATCGTGACGGAGCTTATACATCACGGCAAGGCCTCGAGCCTGGGCATAGTCTCCGGCATCCTGGCTGGCCTGGTTGCCATCACGCCCGCCGCGGGCAGTGTGACGCCGGCCTGGGCCCTGGTATTCGGTTTCGGCGCCGCCGTGGTGTGCTTCCTGATGGTGCAGCTCAAGGGCAAGCTGGGCTACGACGATACCCTCGACGTCTTCGCCATTCACGGCATCGGCGGGATGTTCGGCGCGCTGCTGGTCGGCCTGGTCGCCACCGACGTCGGCGGGTGGTCCCAGTTCCTGATCCAGATCAAGGGCGTGGTCATCGCCATCGCGCTTTCGGCCGTCGGGACCGGCGTGCTCGTGTGGCTGATCGATCGGACGATCGGGCTTCGCGCCTCGGACGAAGATCAGCTGGTCGGCCTGGACCACTCCCAGCACGGCGAGGACGGTTACGGTCTGACTCACCTGTAGTCGGCCACGGAATCAGCGCGGTGCACGGGCAGCGCGAAAACTGCCCGATTCTACCTAAGGACTATTACTTCAGGAGACGTCAGACCCATGAAACTGATCATAGCCATCATCAGACCGGAGAAGCTCGACGACGTCCGGAACGCGCTCGTCGAGAAAGGCATCCCCGGCATGACCCTGTCCAGGGTGTCGGGACACGGCCGCACCGCCCACCGCAGGGGACTCTACCGGGGACAGGAAATCGACATCCCCCTCGCGGCCAAGATCCGCATGGAAATCGCGGTCACGAACGACCAGAAGGACGAGATTGTGGACCTGATCTGGCAGGCCGCGAGATCCGGAGGCGACAGGACGGGGGACGGAAAGATATTCGTCGTACCCGTCGAAGAGAGTGTCCGCATCAGCAGCGGGGAAAGAGGCGAGGACGCGGTGTAGAGGAGTGGTGTGGACACTTGTAGGGGGCAGTGTAGGGGAATGTGTTGTGAGACCGCCGGTCCGGTGGTTCAGTCGGGCCGGCGGTTTCTTTATTATAAGGCCTTAAAGCGCCTCCGCCCGCATCCTGAGATCGCCAACACCCTCCGTCATGGCCTGCAGGCGGGGGCGTTCGGATCGCAGGATCCGCTCGTGGGGTTTGAGCGCGTCGGGACTGTACTGCATAATCGACGCCAGGTGGGCGTCTGTGGTGGGTCGGCAGGCGTATTTCAGGGCGATGTAACGCCTGCGTCCGGCCTTACCGTACACGGCGTGATAGAGACTCTGGCTGAAGGCCACCGCGTCGCCCGGATCCGTCTCCACGGGGTGACAGGGGACCTCGCTGCCGGTAGCGCCGAAGAACGCCGGATCATTCAGGCCGTGCCGCTGCTGGAACGGTGACAGCTCCTCGTGAAATGGCGAGCGGTGTGAACCCGGAATGACGCGCAGTGCCCCGGCATCCTTCCGCATCGGGTCCAGGTAAATCATGATCTTGATGCGAAGGTAGCCGAGTTCTCGTGGTCCGGGACGGTCCGCGTGCCAGTGATGATGGGGCCGGCGCGTCATGGTGCCCCGTACGCCTTCCGATCCCATCCACATCATGTCCTGCCCCAGCAACTGCGTCATGGGCGTGTAGAGGCGGTCATCTTCGATCAGCGGCAGGGTGGCGGAGCGCAGCTCGAGGAACGGCGCGGTGGAAACCTGCTCCTCCCCTTCAGGCGTGTGGCCCAGTTCCGCCGTCCAGATCTCGTCCGCAAGGCGGCCAATCTCCTCGATCTCTGCGGTATCGAAGATCTGCCGAAGTACGATGAAACCGAACACGCGGAACTGATGAATCTGGTCTTCCGTAAGCATGAATGCCCCCTTGGCATTCGCGGGATAAGTGCCCATCCCGGTTCACAAAGCGTCCACGGCCGCGATCCTCGTTTTGACTGCTGATGTCAGGCGCCATCGAATCACAACCCGAACCGGCGAACGAGTAGCAGGCTGTACTCGCGCGGACGCGCGTAGGCGATTTCCGCATAGCCCGATCCCGTGGTCAGTGACGAGTTTCCGGTGACGGGATACACCTCGTTCGTCGCGTTGCGAACGCCGGCAACGGCCCTCCAGCTACCCGTCCGCGGTTGAAGCGTGAGCGACGCGTCCAGATTGACGACGCCGTCCAGTTGGGCGATTTCCCGTGTATTGATGGCATCGAAGAAAGCGCTGCCGCGCCGGGAAACGTCCGAATGGATGAGCACCGAGTATCCACCAAGGCCGAATGCGTATCCGAGGCCCAGGTTCGCTTGCACCGTGGGCGTGTACGGCAATTCGTGCGCCGTGGTGACCGCGGTGGTGGCGCCGAGCAACGTGAAGTCCTGCGAAATGGACCGGATGCGGTCCTTGAGATAGCCTGCTCCGCCCTGGATCCGCCATGACCGCGTGGGCGTCCACGTCCCTTCGATCTCCGCGCCGCTGATCGTCGCCTTGCCGGCGTTGAGCAGAAACGGCACGGGACCGAGTCGGTAGATAAACTGCATGTCTCGATAAGCCGTGGTGAAAACAGCGCCTTGCATCCGCAGGCCTTTGTCGGGCAGATTCGTTTTGAAGCCCGCTTCCCAGCTCAAAGCGCGCTCTTCATCGAATGAATGGAAGTTGTCGAGGAATTCCTGCGACGCCACGGTGGCAAAAAAAGAGTTCCAGCCACCGCCCTTGAAGCCCTGCGCGTACCTGGCGTAGGTCATGAGTCCGTCAGACCAGTGACAGTCGACGGCAGCGGACAGGGTGATAGCGCTGAATGACCGCTCGTACAAGCGTTTGGGCAAGAACTTGACCTCCGGCGCGGCGTGGACGAATTGATCCGGCGTCGATCCCCTGGTCTCCGCGGTTCGACGTGCGCCGAAGGATGCTTCCAGTCTGTCCGCAACGTGCAGTTTCCATTCCCCGAATACCGCCCAGGCGCGGTTGGATACCTCATTGTAATTCGCAACCGGCGAAACGTAAATGGCCGGGGCTACGTCAAGGGCATCTTCCACTTGCTCCCTGAAATAGAAAATGCCCGCAACCCCGGAGAATCGCCCGCCGGAAAAAAGATACTGCAATTCCTGGCTGAATTGCGCGCCATCGCTTTCGTAGTGCGTATGCAAAACACTGAACGGCGTATTGTCCGCGTCGCGCCTCCCCGTCCAGTTCAGTGTTCGCCAGGCGGTGATGGACTTGAGTATCGATCTGGCGCCCAGTACGCCGGTCACGTTCAACGCGAGGCCCTGATTGTCGTAACTGCTTTCCATGGGCGCCGTGCCATGGTTCCGGAACGGACCGGCGCGCCACTGATTGTTCACGCATCGCGGGTCTGCGTTCTCAGCGGTATAGCCCACCGGTGGTCCGCCGCCGATATCGTCCCCGGTAACCGGATTGAAGCGGGGGCCAGGTCCCGCGGATAGAAAAAACGCGTCCGGACAGCCGCCCTCCTGACTGCGAATGGCACCGAAATGCGCGGCCGGCACGGGATTCGCCGGATCGGTGTTATTCCCGTAAGCCGCGAATACCATGGGCGAACCGTTTTCATCCGCCCTGGCGTAGTCGAAGCGCAGTTTCGCGCGCACCGTGCTGGTAACGGAGTAATCGGCTTTTACGAAAATGGATAAATCGCGCACGTCGCCGAGATCGAGCCCGTCGGACACCCGCGTCACATATCCATTCTGTCGCTTAACGCCGGCGGCGATTCTGGTCTTCAGATTCGGGGCCAATGGGGCGTCCAGCGCCCCGAACAGAGACCATAACCCGTCGCTGCCCAGGCCAAGCCTTGCGTCTCCGCCCCATACCGACCCCGGATTCACCGTATTGAGCAACACGGCGCCGCCGATGGTGTTGCGTCCGAAAAGCGTGCCCTGGGGTCCCCGTAGAACCTGTACGTCGGCAACGTCCCGCATCGCCATGGCGCCGCCCACCGACTGGCCTCGGTACACATCGTCCACATACAACCCCACGCCCGGGTCCACGCTCGCGGCCGGGTTCAATTGACCGATACCGCGAATGAATACCACGGAAGACGCATTGTTACCCGACATGGGCGCGTTGTTTGCGAACTCCAGGTTCGGGGTCGTCTTGGCAATGTCCTGCGTCGAGGTCAATTGCCGGCGTTCCAAATCCTCCGAAGAGATGGCGGTCACGGAAACGGGAACATCCTGTATTTCCTCGTCCACGCGACGGGCCGTCACCGTGACTGTCTC is drawn from Gemmatimonadota bacterium and contains these coding sequences:
- a CDS encoding thioredoxin family protein → MPHVEVSKTEIMDMERHTGRRLGAKLTLCIVAAFCLAIAVSVTVGVPLAAAGAGNEKEAAEPNWQRLDQALALAKGSGKLIIVNFYTDWCPNCRRMNEKTYRDDGILKQLNESFIPVKLNAESSRPLFIEGQTVTEYQVALMFRVNSY
- a CDS encoding aminotransferase class III-fold pyridoxal phosphate-dependent enzyme encodes the protein MLESTYREAFDQSAVLYERALERFPNGVTHDGRFMRPFPVYIDRAQGSRKWSVEGREIIDYWMGHGSLILGHSHPVIVEAIAEQAARGTHYGACHELEIEWADMIRQLMPSAETVRFVSSGTEATLMAIRLARTFTGRRKVIKFRGHYHGWHDQVLDGVGPGNNRPMPGVLREVFDTLISLPEVNLDRVADVLKRDNDVACLILEPTGAMFGGVELSDDIVPGLRELTERYGVIFVMDEVVTGFRCAPGGAQEYYGVRPDLSTLAKIVAAGLNGGALVGRADIMELLELRDDAEWQTDKKMLHYGTFNANPLSAAAGIAMLRRITDGRDIAVANERAAELRKRMSEVLAANRLDGWRVYGSFSGFKILSAGTATADRRSDADLLHAIRQALLLNGVDCMGVDGLTSSVHTSEDVDRTVEAFDGAISLLRRDRIIP
- the tpx gene encoding thiol peroxidase; this encodes MATERAGAATFQGNGLTLVGDEVKVGDAAPDFSVLGDDLSAVTLADYAGKVKVICLVPSLDTPVCDTEIRRFNQEAAGLGDNVAVLAVSTDLPFAQKRWCGDAGADDVTALSDHRDTSLGVAYGAVIKELRLLSRAVFVIDASNTVRYAEYVTEITEEPDYNAALAAARAAV
- a CDS encoding metal-dependent hydrolase, with amino-acid sequence MAELTYHAHASFSLSDGSHDLLFDPFITGNPLATISADGLNPNYILLTHGHGDHIADAVPIARRCGATIIASYELANYCEAQGAVTHDLGIGGSNTFPFGRVKLTQATHSSSITTDDGTIVYLGNPAGIIVDFDGKTIYNTGDTGLFGDMALIGRMEKPDVVIMPIGDNYTMGIDDAVEAVRMIGAGTVIPVHYNTFPVIEQDPAEFAEKVGDLARCIVLEPGESVEL
- a CDS encoding class I SAM-dependent methyltransferase, with the protein product MPTSDWPELAGEAQQRWNQNAAFWDDYMGAHSNDFHNLLVRPAMERLLAVQSGDRVLDIGCGNGNFSRYLAGLGARVTAIDGSDVMIERARQRTVERAEGCPENENAGSVDYQVIDVTDSERLEALGGDVFDAAVSNMAVMDMAVIGPMFEAVRGLLKPGGVFVCSLTHPCFQAPCAVRYAEQEDRDGEMIRKFGIKIERYLTPQPFKGLGIVGQPVPQYYFHRPLAVLLSACFEAGFVLDGLEERAFDESLEADRELSWANFRETPPMMAMRLRRLQ
- a CDS encoding phytanoyl-CoA dioxygenase family protein — its product is MEFTPLTPEQREHFRKHGYLIVKNALDDDLRNRVVAVGDRFMETAGPVHNYYANRYIDLYEDDALVELTTNSRTVPLVVQLLSYNIHLMRGHLIYKYPQSASDEPIYPDGDGRSFRNWHRDLNNFTPDHPIRGTVAVRVGYCLTDFPSPDAGVTMLVPGSHRLNEALRFKKGSLDPPGFIEPALEAGDAYIFSTSTYHTPAVNFTRDTTKVLLVSYAYRWWAQQHPTPPEDVLERMDPITAQLFCQPWEGDDVPLRAWAAEHGLPVEDPPMRVFE
- a CDS encoding ammonium transporter, encoding MSLSGILRIAVCLALGIPGLALAQEEAAAPAAVLNTGDTAWMLVSCALVLLMLPGLAMFYGGLTRTRNVLGTMMHSFAAMGIMGVQWVIFGFALAFGAGTIIPGVLGWSSEYFLLNGVGPGTLWDGTNIPTYLFAMFQGMFAIITPALIAGAIAERVKFGAYCLLILLWGFVVYEPLCYMVWNAEGLLFKDGAIDFAGGTVVHISSGVAGLVAAMVLGPRLGYPSRAMKPNNLTMTLIGAGLLWIGWFGFNAGSAVSAGETAVQALTVTQISAAAGAVGWIVTELIHHGKASSLGIVSGILAGLVAITPAAGSVTPAWALVFGFGAAVVCFLMVQLKGKLGYDDTLDVFAIHGIGGMFGALLVGLVATDVGGWSQFLIQIKGVVIAIALSAVGTGVLVWLIDRTIGLRASDEDQLVGLDHSQHGEDGYGLTHL
- a CDS encoding P-II family nitrogen regulator, translated to MKLIIAIIRPEKLDDVRNALVEKGIPGMTLSRVSGHGRTAHRRGLYRGQEIDIPLAAKIRMEIAVTNDQKDEIVDLIWQAARSGGDRTGDGKIFVVPVEESVRISSGERGEDAV
- a CDS encoding phytanoyl-CoA dioxygenase family protein, which codes for MLTEDQIHQFRVFGFIVLRQIFDTAEIEEIGRLADEIWTAELGHTPEGEEQVSTAPFLELRSATLPLIEDDRLYTPMTQLLGQDMMWMGSEGVRGTMTRRPHHHWHADRPGPRELGYLRIKIMIYLDPMRKDAGALRVIPGSHRSPFHEELSPFQQRHGLNDPAFFGATGSEVPCHPVETDPGDAVAFSQSLYHAVYGKAGRRRYIALKYACRPTTDAHLASIMQYSPDALKPHERILRSERPRLQAMTEGVGDLRMRAEAL